Below is a genomic region from Syntrophales bacterium.
CAATTATGGGACCAAGCAATATAGCCGCAGCTCCGATAACCACCTTGTCCCCAATAGTGGGGTGGCGCTTTTTCTTCTCTAAACTCGTTCCCCCCAGGACCACTCCTTGATACATCAGCACATCATCCCCAACCTCTGATGTCTCCCCAATTACCACGCCCATCCCATGGTCGAGGAAGAACCTCCTGCCTATCTTAGCCCCGGGGTGTATTTCTACACCAGTGAGGAAACGATTGAGATGAGAGAGCAAACGACTTAGGAAGTAAAGCTTATGTTGCCAGAGGAAATAGGCTATGCGGTGAAGCCATAGAGCGTGCAAGCCAGGATAACAGAATATAACCTCTAATATGCCTCTTGCTGCCGGATCCCTGGCAAAGACCGTGTTGATGTCTTCTTTTAATATCTTAAGCAGCTTTATCGTCCTTTCGATAAGATTTCTCGAGCTAATTCCGCCGCCCTCTTACCTGACAAGAGCATACCCCCGAAGATAGCTCCCATTCGGGGAGACCCGAAAACAGCATTGGCTGCCATGCCAGCAACTATTAGACCAGGATACACTTCTCTGGTGTTCTCTATTATCTCTCTCTCGCCTACTTCAGCCCACATCGGCTTCTCTCCGATTACCTGACCTGTTTTTGTCCTTAATTTTGAGCCAATCTTGTTCACTACTATATGGCAGATCTCGCTGCTATGCCCGGTAGCGTCTATCACCGCCTTTGCTCTTATAGCCAACGGGTCAACATGTAACCCAGCCAGCGGAACAGCACTCCAATTTAACACCAGGCCGGTTATCCTATCCTCCTCCCTAATCATCACATCCTCAACGCTGATGAGATTAAATATCCTGGCTTCAGCCTTTATTGCTTTGGAGCAAATAGTTGAGATAGCCTCTAAGGAATCGGCAATATAGTAGCCCTCTTGATATTCCCTGGTTCGGACATTAAACTCATCTAGTATTTTCTTCCCCTCCTCTTGTACCACGATGCGGCTCATCATCATCCCTCCACCGGGCATGCCACCACCAACGCGGAGCTGCTTCTCAAATACTGCTGTCTTCACCCCCTCCTTTGCCAGATAGTAGGCAGCCGTCATGCCCGCAGGTCCGGCCCCAGCTATGGCAACATCCACCTCCATCGCCTCCAGGAAGTCTTTCATAAAGCTTTCGGTTATTGCCTTGGATATGGTTATGTCATCGATTTTCATATTTCCTCCTTACAACTCTTCCCTTTTTTTGATCTATAACTATTCAGCCACAGAGCTGTTTTTCAAAAAACTCCTTTATTCATCTGGTAGAGGCCCACCAGTAGCTATTAGATTAATCGTTATGCTGAAAGCTATTTGGTGTGAACCTCGTTGTCGGTTGCCCAGTAGGCAGGGGATTCATCCGGGAAGTTCTTTGACCCTGCATACCCGCCGCCTGCTATGTAGCCAGGGCAGCACCCTACGATTGAACGAGACGAATCCCTGATCCACCTTGTCAGGGTCGGCGACAATTCCCTCAATCGGTCCACAATCGGTGGCAATACTTCTATCACCCTGTCAATATCTTCCTCTATAGTCTCACGTCCCATGGTGAGACGTAGTGATCCTTGTGCCTGCTCATGGGATAGACCCATTGCTCGCAATACATGTGATGTCTCTGAACTGCTGGAACTGCATGCCGAACCGGTTGATTCTGCAATGCCTGCCAGGTCAAGATTGAGAAGTAATGCTTCTCCCTCAACGAAGTCGACGCTCACATTCACATTATTGGGCAACCGTCGGGTGGGATGACCGTTTAGGATGATCTGGTCAATGTGCTCGAAGAGACCATCAATCAGCCTGGTACGAAGCGAAATCAAGCGCTGGGCCTCTTCATCCAGCTCGTTCTGGGCCAGCTCTGCCGCCTTGCCGAACCCGATGATCCCTGGCACGTTCTCCGTACTCGCTCGTCGCCTTCGCTCCTGCTCGCCACCGTGCATAAAGGGAACCAGTCTGGCGCCCCTTCTGATGTACATTGCTCCGATTCCTTTAGGGCCATAGAGTTTGTGTGCTGACATAGACAGCATGTCAACGCCCATTTCTGAAATGTTCACAGGAATATGCCCCGTTGTTTGCACAGCATCGCTGTGGAAGAGGATACCATTCTCTCCGGCAATTTTCCCGATCTCAGGGATGGGCTGAATGGTGCCAACTTCATTGTTGGCATGCATAATTGAGATCAGAATAGTCTTATTGGTGATGGCTGCTTGGACATCCCTTGGATCTACCAGGCCGTATTTGTCCACCGGAAGATAAGTAACGATAGCCCCCTGACTTTCCAGAAACTTACAAGTTTCAAGTATGGCATGATGCTCAATCTTGCTG
It encodes:
- the cysE gene encoding serine O-acetyltransferase; the encoded protein is MNTVFARDPAARGILEVIFCYPGLHALWLHRIAYFLWQHKLYFLSRLLSHLNRFLTGVEIHPGAKIGRRFFLDHGMGVVIGETSEVGDDVLMYQGVVLGGTSLEKKKRHPTIGDKVVIGAAAILLGPIIVGDGARIGANSVVINSVPSGATVVGIPGRAVEDAQEPIFDLQHGKLPDPINEAIRLILEKQSKLEERVRELETLLKVEVRSKEVIDAQNNR
- a CDS encoding sulfide-dependent adenosine diphosphate thiazole synthase — its product is MKIDDITISKAITESFMKDFLEAMEVDVAIAGAGPAGMTAAYYLAKEGVKTAVFEKQLRVGGGMPGGGMMMSRIVVQEEGKKILDEFNVRTREYQEGYYIADSLEAISTICSKAIKAEARIFNLISVEDVMIREEDRITGLVLNWSAVPLAGLHVDPLAIRAKAVIDATGHSSEICHIVVNKIGSKLRTKTGQVIGEKPMWAEVGEREIIENTREVYPGLIVAGMAANAVFGSPRMGAIFGGMLLSGKRAAELAREILSKGR
- the nifS gene encoding cysteine desulfurase NifS, producing MRKIYLDYAATTPMHPQVLQAMLPYFTNAFGNPSSIHSYGQEARRAVEEARERVAELIGARADEIIFTCGGTEADNFALKGTFYANKQKGNHIITSKIEHHAILETCKFLESQGAIVTYLPVDKYGLVDPRDVQAAITNKTILISIMHANNEVGTIQPIPEIGKIAGENGILFHSDAVQTTGHIPVNISEMGVDMLSMSAHKLYGPKGIGAMYIRRGARLVPFMHGGEQERRRRASTENVPGIIGFGKAAELAQNELDEEAQRLISLRTRLIDGLFEHIDQIILNGHPTRRLPNNVNVSVDFVEGEALLLNLDLAGIAESTGSACSSSSSETSHVLRAMGLSHEQAQGSLRLTMGRETIEEDIDRVIEVLPPIVDRLRELSPTLTRWIRDSSRSIVGCCPGYIAGGGYAGSKNFPDESPAYWATDNEVHTK